The Nitriliruptor alkaliphilus DSM 45188 genome includes a region encoding these proteins:
- the mfd gene encoding transcription-repair coupling factor, whose protein sequence is MSHASAPSSIDDVLDRGNAVGSLAAVLRRGRADWDVLLADRDLVAPPALRPYLLSLLVDRVTPLLVLVPRSSDADAVADGLAAYLGEERVAVFPAWETLPHERLSPQPATVGRRLAVLDRLTHPDAHEHPLLAVVAPIRAALQPMDPNLGVSRPIVLDARWDGFDALIEGLAALGYSRVAQVETRGEFAVRGGIVDVFPTAEDQAVRVEFWGDDVESLRCFSVGDQRSTGPVERVVCDPAREVVLDEGLQEDARQALRRWPKLTEQLDALAEGRTFEGIESLVTLLRPTTKLLPEFLPAGAGVALVDPILLEERATKLREEAEVLLETAWQSLAGEEMSADEDRHGSGFAAPGELLEVAPDEVWRLAPFGAADATRVDGAPWESFRGDVDALAERVRGMLRDGLRVVVSADGHGPAKRLTDVFNEHGLPTAFAEAADPTGVGARVEVVPSPLRQGFRSEELDLAVLGTWDVFGPRRRRSAKRTRNRTTAADAVLQLEVGDPVVHRTHGVGTYRGMITREFPGEKGRTAHRDYVVLEYAGEDTLYVPSDQVDAISRYQGGEKPSVMSLGGSQWEKAKSRVRKAVRDIAAELIRLYAARMHSPGHAFSPDGTMQTELEDSFAHVETQDQLTVADEIKRDMEAPLPMDRLLAGDVGFGKTEVAVRAAAKAVFDGKQVAVLVPTTILAQQHHETFRERFAGFPVNLAVVSRFVPDKDKRAAFDGMAAGTIDIVIGTHALLSKDAVWKDLGLVIVDEEQRFGVSQKEKLKQLRTSVDVLSMSATPIPRTLEMAVSGIRDLSVIETAPEDRQPVLTVVQEYDEAQVALAIRRELLRDGQVFYLHNKVETIHAAAAKLQELVPDVRVEVAHGQMDEKALERVMVRFWEREFDVLVATTIIEAGLDIPNANTLIIERADVLGLSQLHQLRGRVGRSSERGYAYFLFPEGRSITEPAYERLKTIAEHTRLGSGLAIAMRDLEIRGAGNVIGAEQSGQVAAVGFDMYSRLLKEEVADLTGEPIEEQVDIKLELPVDAHLPHDYVADATQRLELYKRISAVRDAAGVKDVRAELIDRFGALPEPAERLLTLTALKAALRRWKVTEVVVTPGTVRPPELRISPVSLTSSQEVRLDRLHPRHRYNAERGTLLIPVPRPKPDDLVAWVAGTLRDVFAPPKKR, encoded by the coding sequence GTGTCGCACGCCAGCGCTCCCTCCTCCATCGACGACGTCCTCGACCGCGGCAACGCGGTCGGTTCGCTGGCGGCCGTGCTGCGCCGCGGGCGCGCCGACTGGGACGTGCTGCTGGCCGACCGCGACCTCGTCGCGCCGCCGGCGCTGCGGCCCTACCTGCTGAGCCTGCTGGTCGACCGCGTCACCCCGCTGCTCGTGCTCGTCCCGCGGTCCTCCGACGCCGACGCGGTGGCCGACGGGCTGGCCGCCTACCTCGGCGAGGAACGCGTCGCGGTCTTCCCCGCGTGGGAGACCCTCCCGCACGAACGCCTCTCACCCCAGCCGGCGACCGTCGGCCGCCGCCTCGCGGTCCTCGACCGGCTGACCCACCCGGACGCACACGAGCACCCGCTGCTGGCCGTGGTCGCACCCATCCGTGCGGCGCTCCAGCCGATGGATCCCAACCTCGGCGTCAGCCGCCCGATCGTCCTCGACGCCCGGTGGGACGGGTTCGACGCCCTCATCGAGGGGCTCGCCGCCCTCGGCTACAGCCGGGTCGCACAGGTCGAGACCCGCGGTGAGTTCGCGGTCCGCGGCGGGATCGTCGACGTCTTCCCGACCGCCGAGGACCAGGCCGTCCGCGTCGAGTTCTGGGGCGACGACGTCGAGTCGCTGCGCTGCTTCTCCGTCGGCGACCAGCGCTCCACCGGACCCGTGGAACGGGTCGTCTGCGACCCGGCCCGGGAGGTCGTGCTCGACGAGGGGCTCCAGGAGGACGCGCGTCAGGCCCTCCGCCGCTGGCCCAAGCTGACCGAACAGCTCGACGCGTTGGCCGAGGGCCGCACCTTCGAGGGCATCGAGTCGCTGGTCACCCTGCTGCGGCCCACCACCAAGCTGCTGCCCGAGTTCCTCCCGGCCGGCGCCGGTGTCGCGCTGGTGGACCCGATCCTGCTCGAGGAGCGCGCCACCAAGCTGCGCGAGGAGGCCGAGGTCCTGCTCGAGACCGCCTGGCAGTCGCTGGCGGGCGAGGAGATGAGTGCCGACGAGGACCGTCACGGCTCGGGGTTCGCCGCCCCGGGTGAGCTGTTGGAGGTCGCCCCCGACGAGGTGTGGCGTCTGGCTCCCTTCGGCGCCGCCGACGCCACCCGCGTCGACGGGGCGCCGTGGGAGTCCTTCCGCGGGGACGTCGACGCGCTGGCCGAACGCGTCCGCGGGATGCTGCGCGACGGCCTGCGGGTCGTGGTCTCGGCGGACGGGCACGGGCCGGCCAAGCGGCTGACCGACGTGTTCAACGAGCACGGCCTACCCACCGCCTTCGCCGAGGCCGCCGACCCCACCGGCGTTGGCGCCCGGGTCGAGGTCGTGCCATCGCCGCTCCGTCAGGGGTTCCGGTCCGAGGAGCTCGACCTCGCCGTCCTCGGCACCTGGGACGTGTTCGGTCCGCGACGGCGACGGTCGGCGAAGCGCACCCGCAACCGCACCACCGCGGCGGATGCGGTGCTGCAGCTCGAGGTCGGCGACCCGGTCGTGCACCGCACCCACGGGGTCGGTACCTACCGCGGGATGATCACCCGCGAGTTCCCGGGAGAGAAGGGCCGCACCGCCCACCGCGACTACGTCGTCCTCGAGTACGCGGGCGAGGACACCCTGTACGTGCCCTCCGACCAGGTCGACGCCATCAGCCGCTACCAGGGCGGCGAGAAGCCGAGCGTGATGAGCCTCGGCGGCTCGCAGTGGGAGAAGGCCAAGTCCCGCGTCCGCAAGGCCGTCCGCGACATCGCCGCCGAGCTGATCCGCCTCTACGCCGCACGGATGCACTCGCCCGGCCACGCGTTCTCCCCCGACGGGACCATGCAGACCGAGCTGGAGGACTCCTTCGCCCACGTCGAGACCCAGGACCAGCTGACCGTCGCCGACGAGATCAAGCGTGACATGGAGGCGCCGCTGCCGATGGACCGGCTGCTCGCCGGTGACGTCGGGTTCGGCAAGACCGAGGTCGCGGTCCGTGCCGCGGCCAAGGCGGTCTTCGACGGCAAGCAGGTCGCCGTCCTGGTGCCGACGACCATCCTCGCCCAGCAGCACCACGAGACCTTCCGCGAACGCTTCGCCGGCTTCCCGGTCAACCTCGCCGTGGTCAGCCGGTTCGTGCCCGACAAGGACAAGCGGGCCGCGTTCGACGGGATGGCGGCCGGCACCATCGACATCGTGATCGGCACGCACGCGCTGCTGTCCAAGGACGCCGTGTGGAAGGACCTCGGCCTCGTCATCGTCGACGAGGAGCAGCGCTTCGGGGTGTCGCAGAAGGAGAAGCTGAAGCAGCTGCGGACCTCGGTGGACGTCCTGTCCATGTCGGCCACGCCGATCCCGCGCACCCTCGAGATGGCGGTGTCGGGCATCCGGGACCTGTCGGTGATCGAGACCGCACCTGAGGACCGCCAGCCAGTGCTGACCGTCGTGCAGGAGTACGACGAGGCCCAGGTCGCGCTCGCCATCCGGCGTGAGCTGCTGCGCGACGGGCAGGTCTTCTACCTCCACAACAAAGTCGAGACCATCCACGCTGCGGCGGCCAAGCTCCAGGAGCTCGTCCCCGACGTCCGCGTCGAGGTCGCCCACGGGCAGATGGACGAGAAGGCGCTCGAACGCGTCATGGTGCGGTTCTGGGAGCGCGAGTTCGACGTGCTGGTCGCCACCACCATCATCGAGGCCGGCCTCGACATCCCGAACGCCAACACCCTCATCATCGAGCGTGCCGACGTGCTCGGCCTGTCCCAGCTGCACCAGTTGCGTGGCCGCGTCGGACGCTCGTCCGAGCGTGGGTACGCCTACTTCCTGTTCCCCGAGGGCCGGTCCATCACCGAGCCCGCCTACGAGCGCCTCAAGACCATCGCCGAGCACACCCGGCTCGGCAGTGGGCTGGCCATCGCCATGCGCGACCTCGAGATCCGCGGCGCCGGCAACGTCATCGGCGCCGAGCAGTCCGGCCAGGTCGCCGCGGTCGGGTTCGACATGTACTCGCGGCTGCTCAAGGAGGAGGTCGCCGACCTCACGGGCGAGCCCATCGAGGAACAGGTCGACATCAAGCTCGAGCTGCCGGTCGATGCCCACCTGCCGCACGACTACGTCGCGGACGCCACCCAGCGGCTCGAGCTCTACAAGCGGATCTCGGCGGTCCGGGATGCCGCCGGGGTCAAGGACGTCCGCGCCGAACTGATCGACCGCTTCGGCGCCCTGCCCGAGCCGGCCGAACGGCTGCTGACCCTCACGGCGCTGAAGGCCGCCCTGCGCCGGTGGAAGGTGACCGAGGTGGTGGTCACGCCGGGGACGGTGCGGCCGCCGGAGCTGCGTATCTCGCCGGTGAGCCTGACCTCGTCCCAGGAGGTCCGCCTCGACCGGCTGCACCCGCGACACCGCTACAACGCCGAGCGTGGCACGCTGCTGATCCCCGTTCCGCGCCCGAAGCCGGACGATCTCGTCGCGTGGGTGGCGGGCACCCTGCGGGACGTGTTCGCGCCCCCGAAGAAGCGCTGA
- a CDS encoding MFS transporter — protein MTDLAPSGSRRPAWLTAPVLTVAALSIASGLAQFSVTAVIGDVASAFGEPGTGDDLAAQIGLPTTTLGAALALVRLASLGALPASALADRFGRRSVLLTLAALGLSLTTMAALAPSFWVYVALVALARPLLSAVNALAGVVAAEETTSRDRSAAIALVTAAYGVGAGVVSLARTALPGEPSFRVVTAFALLPLIALPFLARLVREPRIARTSQHARGWPGAIPREYRARVTLLAALTGTIGLATGPGFTYLFVYGEDVLGASAGFSSLLVLGAGPAGLIGILLGRAGADRLGRRVTAGALMALVGASVAYGYAGTQRDLAIGYLAAIAFSSGFAPPAGALAAELVPTRMRATVAGWITVTGVIGAVTGLLTFGVLADAAGSFAAASLTVGIVVAVVALGFAALPETRGHELDEDEDHDAVSPGPAN, from the coding sequence GTGACCGACCTCGCGCCCTCCGGCAGCAGGCGCCCCGCGTGGCTGACGGCCCCGGTGCTGACGGTGGCGGCGCTGTCGATCGCGTCCGGTCTGGCGCAGTTCTCGGTGACGGCGGTGATCGGCGACGTCGCGTCGGCGTTCGGTGAGCCGGGAACCGGGGACGACCTGGCTGCCCAGATCGGGTTGCCGACCACGACCCTCGGTGCCGCGCTGGCGCTGGTCCGTCTGGCGTCGCTCGGCGCGCTGCCCGCGTCGGCCCTGGCCGACCGTTTCGGACGCCGCAGCGTGCTGCTGACGTTGGCAGCCCTCGGCCTCAGCCTGACGACGATGGCGGCACTGGCCCCCTCGTTCTGGGTCTACGTCGCGCTCGTGGCGCTCGCCCGTCCGCTGCTCAGCGCCGTCAACGCGCTGGCCGGCGTCGTGGCCGCCGAGGAGACCACCTCCCGGGACCGATCCGCGGCGATCGCGCTCGTGACAGCGGCCTACGGGGTCGGCGCCGGCGTGGTGTCGCTGGCACGCACCGCGCTGCCGGGCGAGCCGTCCTTCCGGGTCGTCACGGCGTTCGCGCTGCTCCCGTTGATCGCGCTGCCGTTCCTCGCGCGTCTGGTGCGTGAGCCCCGCATCGCCCGCACCTCGCAGCACGCCCGGGGATGGCCCGGGGCGATCCCGCGCGAGTACCGGGCACGGGTCACGCTGCTCGCGGCGCTGACCGGCACGATCGGGCTGGCGACCGGCCCTGGCTTCACCTACCTGTTCGTCTACGGCGAGGACGTGCTCGGCGCGTCGGCCGGGTTCAGCTCGCTGCTGGTGCTCGGGGCCGGTCCGGCCGGTCTGATCGGCATCCTGCTCGGTCGGGCGGGCGCCGATCGGCTCGGCCGACGGGTGACGGCCGGCGCGCTGATGGCCCTCGTCGGCGCGTCCGTCGCGTACGGCTACGCCGGGACGCAGCGCGACCTGGCCATCGGCTACCTCGCCGCCATCGCGTTCTCGTCCGGGTTCGCGCCGCCGGCGGGAGCGCTGGCCGCGGAGCTGGTGCCGACCCGGATGCGCGCCACGGTCGCCGGCTGGATCACCGTCACCGGGGTGATCGGGGCCGTCACCGGCCTCTTGACCTTCGGGGTGCTCGCCGATGCTGCTGGGTCCTTCGCCGCCGCGTCGCTGACCGTCGGCATCGTGGTCGCGGTGGTGGCCCTCGGGTTCGCGGCCCTCCCCGAGACCCGAGGTCACGAACTCGACGAGGACGAGGACCACGACGCGGTGTCCCCCGGCCCGGCGAACTGA
- a CDS encoding exodeoxyribonuclease III yields the protein MRVVSWNLNSLKARLPRVLELLEVHAPDVLLVQETKCAAVAFPREELALAGYEVIDHCEGRWNGVALLVPQGEEVTDVVTGLSGEPNEAEARWIEGTVRGIRFISVYVVNGRTIDDPMFQVKLDFLDAAHLRLRELLAAGPVVVAGDWNVAPHDRDVWDPALFVGSTHVTPDERIRYQALLDLGLQDAWTTLHGDEVGFTYWDYRAGAFRRNMGMRIDAALVSQDLTIRSIAVDTVFRRNNQAGDKPSDHAPLVLSLDL from the coding sequence TTGCGCGTCGTGTCCTGGAACCTCAACTCGTTGAAGGCCCGACTGCCGCGGGTCCTCGAACTTCTCGAGGTGCACGCCCCGGACGTCCTGCTGGTCCAGGAGACCAAGTGCGCCGCGGTCGCATTCCCCCGCGAGGAGCTGGCGCTGGCCGGCTACGAGGTGATCGACCACTGCGAGGGTCGCTGGAACGGGGTGGCGCTGCTGGTCCCGCAGGGCGAGGAGGTGACCGACGTGGTCACCGGGCTGTCGGGCGAGCCCAACGAGGCCGAGGCGCGGTGGATCGAGGGCACCGTCCGCGGCATCCGCTTCATCAGCGTCTACGTCGTCAACGGGCGGACGATCGACGACCCGATGTTCCAGGTGAAGCTCGACTTCCTCGACGCCGCCCACCTCCGGTTGCGCGAACTGCTCGCCGCGGGCCCCGTGGTCGTGGCCGGTGACTGGAACGTCGCACCGCACGACCGCGACGTGTGGGACCCCGCGCTGTTCGTCGGTTCGACCCACGTCACCCCCGACGAGCGCATCCGCTACCAGGCGCTGCTCGACCTCGGCCTGCAGGACGCCTGGACGACGTTGCACGGCGACGAGGTCGGGTTCACCTACTGGGACTACCGCGCCGGCGCGTTCCGGCGGAACATGGGGATGCGGATCGACGCGGCGCTGGTCAGCCAGGACCTCACGATCCGTTCGATCGCGGTGGACACGGTGTTCCGCCGCAACAACCAGGCCGGGGACAAGCCCTCGGACCACGCCCCGCTCGTCCTCTCCCTCGACCTCTGA
- a CDS encoding RNA polymerase sigma factor, with the protein MDIGAAAGLGDDVGAGTEAAVPRAFARFYADQVTSTLAVVLALRGHRVGAEDVVQEAFLRAHDRWEQVGRMDRPDLWVQRVALNLATSQLRRLGAEARAVTRLAGRRHEPVTEAFGHEQPFWDAVRRLPAKQARVVALRYAGDLPVAEIAEVVGSAEGTVKAQLHTARQRLAVLLQDEEGGR; encoded by the coding sequence GTGGACATCGGGGCAGCGGCCGGCCTGGGTGACGACGTCGGGGCCGGCACCGAGGCGGCGGTACCCCGGGCGTTCGCGCGCTTCTACGCCGACCAGGTCACCTCGACGTTGGCGGTCGTGCTGGCCCTGCGGGGCCACCGCGTCGGCGCCGAGGACGTGGTGCAGGAGGCGTTCCTACGTGCCCACGACCGGTGGGAGCAGGTCGGACGCATGGACCGGCCCGACCTGTGGGTGCAGCGGGTCGCGCTGAACCTGGCGACCTCGCAGCTGCGGCGCCTCGGGGCGGAGGCACGCGCCGTCACGCGGCTGGCCGGCCGGCGCCACGAACCGGTGACCGAGGCGTTCGGCCACGAGCAGCCGTTCTGGGACGCGGTCCGGCGGCTGCCGGCGAAGCAGGCCCGCGTCGTGGCGCTGCGGTACGCGGGCGACCTGCCGGTGGCCGAGATCGCGGAGGTCGTCGGCAGCGCCGAGGGCACGGTCAAGGCCCAGCTCCACACGGCGAGGCAACGCCTGGCGGTCCTGTTGCAGGACGAGGAGGGCGGACGATGA
- the rpsN gene encoding 30S ribosomal protein S14 has translation MAKTSKIARDRQRREVVARYAARRAELKAIINSPDSTAAEKTDAQRELQRQPRDASATRLRNRGATTGRPRGVLSKQFGLDRIAFREKALNGELPGIRKASW, from the coding sequence GTGGCCAAGACCAGCAAGATCGCCCGCGACCGCCAACGCCGTGAGGTGGTGGCACGCTACGCCGCCCGCCGCGCCGAACTGAAGGCGATCATCAACTCGCCGGACTCGACGGCGGCCGAGAAGACCGACGCCCAGCGTGAGCTGCAGCGCCAGCCGCGCGACGCCAGCGCGACCCGCCTGCGCAACCGCGGCGCCACCACCGGCCGCCCCCGCGGGGTGCTGTCCAAGCAGTTCGGCCTGGACCGCATCGCCTTCCGCGAGAAGGCCTTGAACGGCGAGCTACCCGGCATCCGCAAGGCCAGCTGGTAG
- a CDS encoding FAD-dependent oxidoreductase — protein sequence MTGSSPQVLVVGAGPAALSIATVLTCQQVPVDLEVIDPAGRWMAAWHRRFAAQDIPHLRSPAVHHPHPDPFALLATTPHDELTPSGGTNLPSTRSFARFCDELVHRQRLEDAVTATSATCLQVDGDGAPTVTLADGSTRRPDHLVLATNARRPNVPSAVRRLVGHDPRVACGDAATLDATPVGGHVVVVGGGLSAAHLAVGAAERGATVTLLTRRALRVRRFDTHPSWLGPSKRRPFELEPDPHVRRRTIDEARGGGSVPHRMRRRLERCEQLGALELRSRVTLTDVEADDRGLRVRDSGGGSVRADALWLATGGAIDVERDVLCRPLVSGGRATVVGGMPELDRDLSWPGTRVHLVGAAASLVLGPTAGNLVGQRRAALRLAAVLRGDDPVDADRIATGAGACSAASLRVHGDGLARSRS from the coding sequence GTGACCGGATCCTCGCCCCAGGTCCTGGTGGTCGGCGCCGGCCCCGCCGCGCTGTCCATCGCCACCGTCCTGACCTGCCAGCAGGTCCCCGTCGACCTCGAGGTGATCGACCCCGCCGGCCGGTGGATGGCCGCGTGGCACCGCCGCTTCGCCGCCCAGGACATCCCTCACCTGCGCTCCCCCGCCGTCCACCACCCCCATCCCGATCCGTTCGCGTTGCTGGCCACGACGCCGCACGACGAGCTGACGCCGTCGGGCGGGACCAACCTGCCCTCCACGCGGTCCTTCGCCCGGTTCTGTGACGAGCTCGTGCACCGCCAACGCCTCGAGGACGCGGTGACCGCGACCTCGGCGACCTGCCTGCAGGTCGACGGCGATGGGGCACCGACGGTCACCCTCGCCGACGGCAGCACCCGCCGGCCCGATCACCTGGTCCTGGCCACCAACGCCCGACGCCCCAACGTGCCATCCGCCGTCCGACGGCTCGTGGGACACGACCCTCGGGTCGCGTGCGGCGACGCCGCGACCCTCGACGCCACGCCCGTCGGTGGTCACGTGGTGGTGGTCGGCGGCGGTCTGTCGGCCGCCCACCTCGCCGTCGGTGCCGCCGAGCGTGGCGCGACGGTGACCCTGCTGACCCGGCGTGCCCTGCGGGTCCGGCGCTTCGACACCCATCCGAGCTGGCTCGGACCGAGCAAGCGGCGACCGTTCGAGCTCGAACCCGATCCGCACGTGCGTCGGCGCACGATCGACGAGGCGCGTGGTGGTGGCAGCGTCCCCCACCGGATGCGGCGCCGGCTCGAGCGGTGCGAGCAGCTCGGGGCGCTGGAGCTGCGGTCGCGGGTGACGCTGACCGACGTCGAGGCCGACGACCGGGGGCTGCGCGTGCGCGACTCGGGCGGCGGGTCGGTGCGCGCGGACGCGCTGTGGCTGGCCACCGGCGGCGCGATCGACGTGGAACGGGACGTGCTGTGCCGCCCGCTCGTCTCGGGCGGTCGCGCGACGGTCGTCGGCGGCATGCCGGAGCTCGACCGCGACCTGTCCTGGCCCGGCACCCGCGTCCACCTCGTCGGCGCGGCCGCCTCGCTCGTGCTGGGACCGACCGCCGGCAACCTCGTCGGCCAGCGACGTGCGGCGCTGCGGTTGGCGGCCGTCCTCCGGGGTGACGACCCGGTCGACGCCGACCGCATCGCCACCGGCGCCGGCGCGTGCTCGGCCGCCTCGCTGCGCGTCCACGGCGACGGCCTCGCGCGGAGCCGATCGTGA
- a CDS encoding nucleoside recognition domain-containing protein, translated as MRGASATTTPAVALVGPESSGKSTLVAALTGASARAENVAGSTLTVERYPGRDRTWLDTPGVLHRGDSATTRATLDLLDTHGDLDILLVLRATHLDEELAALLPLVAGRRGAVAVTGWDRVEDTVAARRALASVAAATGVAFVPLDARRADAALPQLRAALGSPGTFTRGPVLARVGWRVEPPPTLLERRGLGPILGLALLLGPAVGAVAAALAIAGRLDPLVSDVTERLAASAAGLPWPLADVVAGDYGLLTMGPLLVVWALPTIVLLALLLGVLKASGLLDRLTTATHPLVRPFGLTGRDLVRVVAGHGCNVPAVTATRSCSSCSQDPTIGAIAFGAACSYQLAAALAVLAAAQRPGLVVPYLAALLLGGLVHARLLTPRAQRSAGGHLDLHLLSGRAFLVRPRLADVWREARTTLHHAGSRALPIFVAITVAASLLATTGLLDLAARGVGPLLAPLRLPAEVALPIVLASVRKDGALLLSEPGTLAALDGAQLLAALVLAGALVPCVVTSLTIARERGWRVASRLLGRQAVGALLLAAAVAWLGRAVLA; from the coding sequence TTGAGGGGGGCCTCCGCCACCACGACCCCAGCGGTCGCGCTCGTCGGTCCGGAATCGTCCGGCAAGTCCACCCTCGTGGCGGCGCTGACCGGCGCCTCGGCACGCGCGGAGAACGTCGCGGGGTCGACGCTCACCGTCGAGCGCTACCCCGGACGTGACCGCACCTGGCTCGACACCCCCGGGGTCCTGCACCGAGGTGACAGCGCCACCACCCGGGCCACCCTCGACCTGCTCGACACCCACGGTGACCTCGACATCCTGCTCGTCCTGCGGGCCACCCACCTCGACGAGGAGCTCGCGGCCCTGCTGCCGCTGGTCGCCGGACGCCGTGGCGCGGTCGCGGTCACCGGTTGGGACCGGGTGGAGGACACCGTCGCCGCCCGACGGGCCCTGGCATCGGTCGCCGCCGCCACGGGTGTGGCCTTCGTGCCGCTCGACGCGCGCCGGGCGGATGCGGCACTGCCGCAACTGCGTGCTGCGCTCGGCTCGCCCGGCACGTTCACCCGCGGCCCCGTGCTGGCTCGCGTCGGGTGGCGGGTCGAACCACCACCGACGCTGCTGGAGCGCCGGGGGCTCGGTCCGATCCTCGGCCTGGCCCTGCTGCTCGGTCCGGCGGTCGGCGCGGTCGCCGCCGCTCTGGCGATCGCGGGCCGGCTCGATCCCCTCGTATCCGACGTGACCGAGCGCCTCGCTGCATCTGCCGCCGGACTGCCGTGGCCGCTTGCCGACGTGGTGGCGGGTGACTACGGGCTGCTGACCATGGGTCCGCTGCTGGTGGTCTGGGCGCTGCCGACGATCGTGCTGCTCGCGCTGCTGCTGGGGGTGCTGAAGGCGTCCGGGCTCCTCGACCGGCTGACGACGGCGACCCACCCGCTCGTGCGGCCGTTCGGGCTGACCGGACGCGACCTCGTCCGCGTCGTCGCCGGCCACGGGTGCAACGTGCCGGCCGTGACCGCGACCCGGTCGTGCTCGTCGTGCTCGCAGGACCCGACCATCGGCGCCATCGCGTTCGGTGCAGCGTGCTCGTACCAGCTGGCCGCTGCCCTCGCGGTCCTGGCCGCCGCCCAGCGTCCCGGTCTGGTGGTGCCCTACCTCGCGGCGCTGCTGCTCGGTGGGCTCGTCCACGCTCGGTTGCTGACGCCGAGGGCCCAGCGGTCGGCCGGCGGACACCTCGACCTGCACCTGCTGAGCGGACGTGCGTTCCTGGTCCGGCCCCGCCTCGCAGACGTGTGGCGCGAGGCACGGACCACCCTCCACCACGCGGGGTCGCGGGCCCTGCCCATCTTCGTGGCGATCACGGTCGCAGCATCGCTGCTGGCGACCACCGGCCTGCTCGACCTGGCGGCACGCGGCGTCGGACCGCTGCTCGCACCGCTGCGTCTCCCAGCTGAGGTGGCGCTCCCGATCGTCCTCGCCTCGGTGCGCAAGGACGGGGCGTTGCTCCTGAGCGAGCCCGGCACCCTGGCAGCCCTCGACGGCGCGCAGCTGCTGGCGGCGTTGGTGCTCGCCGGGGCGCTGGTGCCGTGCGTGGTCACCTCGCTGACCATCGCGCGGGAGCGCGGGTGGCGGGTCGCATCGCGGCTGCTCGGCCGGCAGGCCGTCGGCGCGCTGCTGCTGGCGGCAGCCGTCGCGTGGCTCGGCCGGGCGGTGCTCGCGTGA
- a CDS encoding NAD(P)/FAD-dependent oxidoreductase, whose amino-acid sequence MSTSATTLHDVVVVGAGPAGLGVAAALGRLGIEATIVDRHGVGASFRRWPEGTRLLTPSFTGNAFGAVDLNAITFDTSPALSLLEEHPTGDGYADYLETVAKLEELTVVSGVDVTDVRRDDEAGHLVVEVAGDDPLHASHVVWAAGEAAYPRRDGFPGAERCVPTIEIQRWDAHPGDDVVVIGGYESGIDAACQLVGRGRRVTVIDPGAPWEVIDSDPSKALAPYTHGRLRLAHATGQLTLVGDVAVDAVTSEGRGFTVHGASGETWHSDGPPLLATGFDGSLSIVRDRFAWTDEGTVVVSEEADESTVTPGLFLAGPALAHRGAIFCFVYKFRQRFGIVAGAIAADLGVDPAPLLAEHAAWNVLLDDLSCCERECAC is encoded by the coding sequence GTGTCCACCTCTGCCACCACGTTGCACGACGTCGTCGTCGTCGGCGCCGGCCCCGCCGGTCTCGGTGTGGCCGCCGCACTCGGACGGCTCGGCATCGAGGCGACCATCGTCGACCGACACGGGGTCGGCGCCTCGTTCCGACGGTGGCCCGAGGGCACGCGACTGCTGACCCCGTCGTTCACGGGCAATGCCTTCGGCGCGGTCGATCTGAACGCCATCACGTTCGACACCTCCCCGGCGCTGAGCCTCCTCGAGGAGCACCCGACGGGTGACGGGTACGCCGACTACCTCGAGACCGTCGCCAAGCTCGAGGAGCTGACGGTCGTCAGTGGCGTCGACGTGACCGACGTGCGTCGCGACGACGAGGCGGGCCACCTCGTGGTCGAGGTCGCCGGCGACGACCCGCTGCACGCCAGCCACGTGGTCTGGGCCGCGGGCGAGGCGGCCTACCCCCGGCGGGACGGCTTCCCCGGCGCGGAGCGGTGCGTCCCCACGATCGAGATCCAGCGGTGGGATGCCCACCCGGGTGACGACGTCGTCGTGATCGGCGGCTACGAATCGGGCATCGACGCCGCCTGCCAGCTCGTCGGCCGCGGGCGACGGGTGACGGTGATCGACCCTGGCGCCCCGTGGGAGGTCATCGACAGCGACCCCTCCAAGGCGCTCGCCCCCTACACGCACGGGCGACTTCGCCTCGCCCACGCGACCGGGCAGCTGACCCTCGTCGGCGACGTCGCCGTCGACGCGGTGACCAGCGAGGGACGGGGCTTCACCGTCCACGGTGCGTCGGGCGAGACCTGGCACAGCGACGGCCCCCCGCTGCTGGCCACCGGCTTCGACGGCTCGCTGAGCATCGTCCGGGACCGCTTCGCGTGGACCGACGAGGGGACCGTCGTCGTCAGCGAGGAGGCGGACGAGTCCACGGTGACGCCCGGCCTGTTCCTGGCCGGCCCCGCGCTCGCCCACCGCGGCGCGATCTTCTGCTTCGTCTACAAGTTCCGTCAGCGGTTCGGCATCGTGGCCGGCGCCATCGCCGCCGACCTCGGTGTCGACCCTGCTCCCCTGCTCGCCGAGCACGCGGCCTGGAACGTCCTGCTCGACGACCTCTCGTGCTGCGAGCGCGAGTGCGCCTGTTGA